In Moorena sp. SIOASIH, the following proteins share a genomic window:
- a CDS encoding filamentous hemagglutinin N-terminal domain-containing protein gives MALDVLKRYNTQLWLALCLAISGAYAFPINQANAQITPDTTLPTGERSELDLGSGEVNGKIVDLIKGGAIRDINLFHSFLEFNVENGQRVYFANPAGIENILSRVTGANPSNILGTLGVDGGANLFLINPNGIFFGDKAKLDVSGSFVGTTADGIGFGNQGVFSASNPEPPSPLLTVNPNVFFFNQIPGNITSQANLEKLAVDNLLLLGGDVEVKDSKISTNQGGNILLAGLGAPGQVALTRDGDKLGLGFPDGVNKGNVVITNSAIETFVAKDSNVDGGEIRIIADSLEVENSENKTDRGIFTKTENNGQKSGDISISADNSVLIKSTAREKRQGIFTTTEQEGGEGGKITIDTGSLTVETAEIEQGIFTTTKGNGQKGGDIIITADDSVSIIASNTGNQHGIFTLTTNANEGELKGGPGGSIQITAGSLVIESRRQNPGISAITGGDGDSGSITIDVTGDVLLKRQGTIKTEQRNSKTKGSVGNISLKVNGNVTLADYSRIKSQNSGKGTGGKVTILAGGAVEVKYDSKIESIAQKEAEGNSGSIEIEADSLLLDARKDPSNPESERGLVQITTKTESKTTGDGGDINIRVGSLTMIGPNKSGSSGITANTSGDGSAGKITIIVEGDFIMKDRAKIEAKSEKGATGNGNDIIIEAGSLFLSNRSFITTEARPNSKGNPGNITITAKDKIELNNSDIEALVRAGAGNPETAKNTPGGVGNITITARSLSLKNGGKLEAFTQGKLPAGNITVNATDFVEVSGKNANRIVTETRLGAQSVGDNEPKGGKINITTGKLTVSNDSFISTRSIGKFQGGEIEIKAKEVEVTEGGKIISTALNSSPFEIVGITEGGELETKPLSEDNGDPGNAGTITINASEQVIVSGSAPDSSSERIAIINNILESQKRQLDNEDNKLNRENRKLIKKLDELQENQNQLTEADIKNLEEEIEEIEQKIQDIEIRKNEIKLEISNAVLVRFDDDPDSMISVAARGGSQAGDLTVTTENLTVEDGTKISVSAVPLTQNGFPETDVDESELGVAGTLSIKAESLTLDNGQLVAATGKQTNNEQAATIEINVPGVIILDNNSLILASAIGDANGGNIDISGGVLVALPLTNDDKGSDIFANAQQGDGGKINITLQGLFNMKVLEDTSAFIDSSGNIIESLAFENNDSEIAALSLSSGESGTVTRDITGSAQDPENLPTSLVDPSALIVANCASSGKAAVDELGEFIITGRGGLPPSPLDPMNSQSVWVDLRILDPQQENIEEATSTPTPEVSYLPMRGKRRTAETPTPARPKKIVEAQGWTVGEDGTIILTAQPNHVTPKSNWYIPRSCGSKG, from the coding sequence ATGGCATTAGATGTCTTGAAACGCTATAACACTCAGTTATGGTTAGCCCTATGCTTAGCCATTAGTGGAGCGTACGCATTTCCCATAAACCAAGCTAATGCTCAGATTACTCCTGATACCACTTTGCCCACGGGCGAAAGGTCGGAGCTAGACCTGGGCTCTGGTGAGGTAAATGGGAAAATTGTTGATCTAATTAAAGGAGGAGCAATCCGGGATATCAACTTGTTCCACAGTTTTTTAGAATTTAATGTTGAAAATGGGCAAAGGGTTTATTTTGCTAATCCAGCTGGGATTGAAAATATTCTGTCTCGGGTAACTGGTGCTAATCCCTCTAATATTCTTGGAACCTTGGGTGTCGATGGTGGAGCGAATTTGTTCTTGATTAATCCCAATGGGATTTTCTTTGGGGATAAAGCCAAGCTGGATGTATCTGGTTCATTTGTGGGCACCACTGCTGATGGGATTGGCTTTGGCAATCAAGGAGTGTTTAGTGCTTCTAATCCAGAGCCTCCTTCGCCATTGCTGACGGTTAATCCTAATGTGTTTTTCTTTAATCAAATTCCCGGTAATATTACCAGTCAAGCTAACTTGGAGAAGCTGGCGGTTGATAACCTATTGTTACTTGGTGGTGATGTTGAGGTTAAAGATAGTAAGATTAGCACCAATCAAGGTGGGAATATTCTGTTAGCGGGATTGGGCGCACCAGGACAAGTAGCATTAACTAGAGACGGTGACAAGCTGGGTTTAGGTTTTCCGGATGGCGTCAATAAAGGGAATGTTGTAATTACCAATAGCGCTATAGAAACTTTCGTAGCCAAAGATAGTAATGTTGATGGTGGTGAGATTAGGATTATTGCTGATTCTTTGGAAGTAGAAAACTCCGAAAATAAGACAGACCGGGGAATTTTTACTAAAACTGAGAATAATGGTCAGAAAAGTGGTGATATTAGTATCAGTGCTGATAACTCAGTATTAATTAAGTCTACTGCTAGAGAAAAACGCCAGGGAATCTTTACTACAACAGAGCAAGAAGGTGGAGAAGGCGGAAAAATCACTATCGATACTGGCTCGTTGACAGTAGAGACGGCTGAAATAGAGCAGGGAATCTTCACCACAACTAAGGGAAATGGTCAGAAAGGGGGTGATATTATCATCACCGCTGATGACTCAGTTTCTATTATTGCTTCTAATACCGGAAATCAGCATGGAATCTTTACCTTAACAACTAATGCAAACGAAGGTGAACTAAAAGGTGGACCAGGAGGAAGCATTCAAATTACTGCTGGCTCCCTGGTGATCGAATCTAGGAGACAAAACCCGGGAATTTCGGCAATAACAGGGGGAGATGGTGATAGCGGCAGCATTACCATAGATGTGACTGGGGATGTACTCCTGAAAAGGCAGGGTACCATTAAAACAGAACAACGTAATTCCAAAACAAAGGGCAGTGTCGGGAATATTTCATTAAAGGTCAATGGCAATGTTACCCTGGCTGATTACAGCAGAATTAAGAGCCAAAATAGCGGTAAGGGAACTGGGGGAAAAGTTACGATCTTGGCTGGTGGAGCAGTTGAGGTTAAATACGATAGCAAAATTGAGAGTATCGCTCAAAAAGAAGCTGAAGGAAATAGCGGGAGCATTGAGATCGAAGCTGATTCCCTATTGCTTGATGCTCGCAAAGATCCCAGCAATCCTGAATCGGAAAGAGGTCTAGTCCAAATTACGACTAAGACCGAGTCAAAAACTACCGGTGATGGCGGTGACATAAACATCCGTGTTGGGTCCCTGACGATGATTGGACCAAATAAATCCGGTTCTAGTGGTATAACTGCTAATACATCAGGAGATGGAAGCGCGGGCAAGATCACAATCATAGTTGAAGGAGACTTCATTATGAAAGATCGAGCCAAAATTGAAGCTAAATCCGAAAAGGGAGCTACAGGCAATGGTAACGACATAATAATTGAAGCTGGATCACTTTTCTTAAGCAATAGAAGCTTTATCACTACTGAGGCTAGGCCGAACAGTAAGGGAAATCCGGGAAATATCACGATAACGGCTAAGGATAAGATTGAGCTTAACAACAGCGACATCGAAGCTCTGGTACGTGCTGGAGCGGGAAACCCAGAAACAGCCAAAAACACTCCAGGAGGCGTTGGCAACATTACCATTACAGCTCGCTCTTTATCTCTTAAAAATGGAGGTAAATTAGAAGCTTTTACTCAGGGCAAACTCCCAGCAGGTAATATTACAGTCAATGCCACCGATTTTGTGGAAGTTTCTGGAAAAAACGCCAATCGCATAGTTACCGAAACTAGACTAGGAGCTCAGAGTGTTGGGGACAATGAGCCTAAGGGAGGAAAGATAAATATCACAACTGGTAAATTAACCGTATCAAATGATTCATTTATAAGCACTCGCAGCATCGGTAAATTTCAAGGCGGTGAAATCGAAATCAAGGCTAAGGAAGTAGAGGTCACGGAAGGGGGAAAAATTATTTCTACTGCCTTGAATAGTAGTCCCTTTGAGATAGTAGGCATCACGGAAGGGGGAGAACTTGAGACTAAACCCTTAAGTGAGGATAATGGAGATCCTGGCAATGCTGGCACAATTACGATTAATGCTTCAGAGCAAGTTATTGTCAGTGGTAGTGCTCCCGACTCCTCCTCAGAACGTATTGCTATTATCAATAATATTCTGGAATCACAAAAGAGGCAACTGGATAACGAAGATAATAAACTAAACAGAGAAAACCGTAAACTCATCAAAAAGCTGGATGAACTCCAGGAAAACCAGAATCAACTAACGGAAGCAGACATCAAAAACCTGGAAGAAGAGATAGAAGAAATTGAGCAAAAAATCCAAGACATAGAAATAAGAAAAAATGAGATAAAACTGGAGATATCCAATGCAGTACTTGTGAGATTTGATGATGACCCTGATAGCATGATTTCGGTGGCAGCCAGGGGAGGTAGCCAGGCGGGAGACTTGACAGTAACAACCGAAAACCTAACTGTCGAAGATGGAACCAAAATCTCAGTAAGCGCTGTTCCATTAACTCAGAATGGTTTTCCAGAAACCGATGTGGATGAGAGCGAGTTAGGAGTAGCTGGCACACTAAGCATTAAGGCTGAGTCTCTAACCCTAGACAACGGCCAACTTGTAGCTGCTACTGGCAAACAAACCAACAACGAACAAGCAGCAACTATCGAAATCAATGTACCGGGAGTGATTATACTCGATAACAACAGCCTAATTTTGGCTAGCGCTATAGGTGATGCCAATGGTGGAAATATCGACATTTCTGGTGGAGTATTAGTAGCGCTGCCTCTAACTAATGATGACAAAGGTAGCGATATATTTGCTAATGCTCAGCAAGGGGATGGTGGAAAAATTAACATCACCCTGCAAGGCTTATTCAATATGAAGGTACTCGAAGATACCAGTGCCTTTATCGACTCATCTGGAAATATAATCGAATCCTTAGCTTTTGAGAATAATGATAGTGAAATAGCAGCTCTGAGCTTGAGCAGTGGTGAATCTGGGACTGTGACCAGGGATATTACCGGCTCAGCACAGGATCCTGAGAACTTACCAACATCACTAGTTGACCCTTCAGCATTAATTGTTGCCAACTGTGCCAGTAGTGGAAAAGCAGCGGTAGATGAACTGGGTGAATTCATTATTACTGGACGAGGTGGCTTACCCCCGAGTCCCCTAGACCCAATGAATAGCCAGTCTGTATGGGTAGATTTGAGAATCCTTGATCCTCAACAAGAGAACATCGAAGAAGCTACGTCTACTCCTACCCCTGAGGTCAGTTACTTGCCCATGAGAGGGAAACGCCGCACTGCCGAGACTCCTACTCCTGCTCGTCCGAAGAAAATTGTGGAAGCTCAGGGTTGGACTGTTGGGGAGGATGGTACAATTATCCTGACGGCTCAACCGAATCATGTTACTCCTAAGAGTAATTGGTATATTCCTAGGTCTTGTGGTAGCAAGGGTTGA
- the rpmG gene encoding 50S ribosomal protein L33, translating into MASKKGVRIVITLECTECRSNSNKRSAGVSRYTTRKNRRNTSSRLELKKFCPHCNKHTIHKEIK; encoded by the coding sequence ATGGCAAGTAAGAAAGGTGTCCGAATCGTTATTACCCTAGAATGTACGGAATGTCGCAGTAACTCCAATAAGCGTTCGGCTGGTGTTTCCCGCTATACCACTAGGAAGAATCGCCGTAACACATCATCACGTCTGGAACTGAAGAAATTTTGCCCCCATTGCAACAAGCACACAATTCACAAAGAAATCAAGTAG
- a CDS encoding thylakoid membrane photosystem I accumulation factor, with product MILVGLLSCWYLLGTPSALASFDDDSYDGNIFALYAGNGSIVPPRITLEDSLRRKKPALLVFYVDDSRDCKLYSVTISKLQGPYGRAASFIPVNIDTLLPEATYTPTEAGYYYQDLIPQTVLIDQKAEVVLNEIGQVAYEQIDDVFREVFNLLPRSESVELKLRTVNDINAQLTSE from the coding sequence TTGATTCTGGTCGGCTTACTGAGCTGCTGGTATCTACTGGGAACACCATCAGCATTAGCAAGTTTCGATGATGACAGCTATGATGGTAATATTTTTGCTCTGTATGCTGGGAATGGCTCTATAGTCCCACCACGAATTACCTTAGAAGATTCTTTGCGCAGGAAAAAGCCAGCTTTGTTGGTGTTCTACGTAGATGACAGTAGGGATTGCAAGCTATATTCTGTCACTATCTCTAAGTTACAGGGGCCTTATGGTAGGGCCGCGAGTTTTATTCCAGTCAACATCGACACTTTGTTACCCGAGGCTACCTATACACCGACAGAAGCGGGATACTACTACCAAGATTTAATTCCCCAGACAGTACTGATTGACCAAAAGGCAGAGGTAGTACTCAATGAAATTGGACAAGTTGCTTATGAACAGATAGATGATGTGTTTCGGGAAGTGTTTAACTTACTGCCCCGTTCAGAATCTGTAGAGTTAAAGCTGCGCACTGTCAATGATATTAATGCTCAGTTAACATCAGAGTGA
- a CDS encoding OmpA family protein codes for MIFGIVVANGYPNPNPEKPLILKLLEHLDNKRESAFFNFSSIREPTEANLLKQLTPVQRVQVKAQLSDLDKRLKRLSEDVTMLETQLGTSGGNESLERRIQGITLLLKEPSTPSSNAPLVGNSNGNRLAASAADKLKVTLPSDILFQERNSKLRPEAGLILDKIVTDLQAYPSSTIRIAIHTDNPREAKENRNLSFERAKAVQQYLSSALDDSYRWLIIGYGETRPLVANDTEVNQQRNRRVEIAVD; via the coding sequence GTGATATTTGGCATTGTTGTTGCCAATGGTTACCCTAACCCGAATCCAGAAAAACCCCTGATCTTAAAATTACTGGAGCATCTGGATAACAAGCGAGAATCAGCGTTTTTCAATTTTAGTTCAATTCGGGAACCAACGGAAGCCAATCTACTAAAACAATTGACACCGGTTCAAAGAGTCCAGGTCAAAGCTCAGCTAAGTGATTTAGACAAGCGACTGAAGAGATTGAGTGAGGACGTGACAATGTTGGAAACTCAATTGGGAACCTCGGGAGGGAATGAATCTCTTGAAAGGCGCATCCAAGGGATCACTTTGCTTCTGAAGGAACCATCGACTCCAAGTAGCAATGCTCCATTAGTTGGTAATAGCAATGGCAATCGACTAGCTGCCTCGGCTGCCGACAAGTTGAAAGTCACGTTGCCCAGTGATATTTTATTTCAGGAAAGAAACAGTAAGTTACGTCCAGAAGCAGGTTTGATCCTAGACAAAATTGTCACAGATTTGCAAGCCTATCCCAGTAGTACAATCCGAATTGCTATCCACACCGACAACCCCCGCGAAGCCAAAGAGAATCGAAACCTTTCATTTGAGCGTGCCAAAGCAGTTCAGCAGTATCTTAGTAGCGCTTTAGACGATTCATACCGTTGGCTGATTATTGGCTACGGAGAAACTCGTCCTCTGGTAGCTAATGATACTGAGGTTAATCAGCAACGCAATCGTAGGGTGGAAATTGCTGTGGATTAG
- the fmt gene encoding methionyl-tRNA formyltransferase: MRVVFFGTPQFALPCLEGLLNHPEFEVVGVVTQPDKRRGRGNQLIPSPVKSIALAHQLPVWQPQRLKKHRETLTQLRQVKADAFVVVAYGQILSQEILDMPTGGCINVHGSILPKYRGAAPIQWCLYNGEAQTGITTMLMDAGMDTGAMLLKAYTPIRLLDNAEDLAQTLSNLGADLLIETLLKQELQDIQPIPQDDSLATYAPLIQKSDYGLDWSRSNLELHNQIRGFFPNCVTSFRGKSLKISATVPLDSAYLSELPSQLKMRSQEWSNLDVGSGRPGEVVKIAKAIGPIIQTGNGLLLLQQVQLAGKRAQSAWDFANGMRLEVGEVLGNP, encoded by the coding sequence ATGCGAGTTGTATTCTTTGGTACTCCCCAATTTGCTCTACCTTGTTTGGAAGGTTTGTTGAACCATCCTGAATTTGAGGTGGTGGGTGTGGTGACTCAGCCAGATAAGCGTCGAGGACGTGGTAACCAGCTGATTCCTTCCCCAGTGAAATCAATAGCATTAGCACATCAACTACCAGTTTGGCAACCGCAGCGCCTGAAAAAGCATAGGGAAACCCTAACTCAGCTAAGGCAGGTAAAGGCTGATGCTTTTGTCGTGGTTGCCTATGGGCAGATTCTCTCCCAAGAGATTTTGGATATGCCTACGGGAGGTTGTATCAATGTACATGGCTCAATTTTGCCTAAGTATAGGGGAGCAGCTCCGATCCAGTGGTGTCTTTATAATGGTGAAGCCCAAACGGGCATCACAACGATGTTGATGGATGCTGGAATGGATACTGGAGCAATGCTCTTGAAAGCATATACACCAATTAGACTATTGGATAATGCCGAGGATTTGGCACAAACTCTGAGCAATTTGGGAGCTGATTTGCTGATTGAAACCCTCCTCAAGCAAGAGTTACAGGACATCCAACCAATTCCTCAAGATGACTCATTGGCTACCTATGCACCACTGATTCAAAAGTCAGATTATGGCCTAGATTGGTCACGCTCTAACTTGGAGTTACACAATCAGATCCGGGGATTTTTCCCAAACTGTGTCACCTCATTTCGGGGTAAATCTCTGAAAATCAGTGCCACTGTTCCCTTAGATTCGGCTTACTTATCCGAGTTGCCTTCACAGTTAAAAATGCGATCGCAGGAGTGGTCTAATCTTGATGTTGGTTCAGGTCGTCCTGGAGAAGTTGTCAAGATTGCCAAGGCAATCGGTCCAATTATTCAAACTGGAAATGGACTGTTGTTGTTGCAGCAAGTGCAATTAGCTGGCAAACGTGCTCAATCTGCTTGGGATTTTGCCAATGGTATGCGTTTAGAAGTAGGAGAAGTTCTAGGTAATCCTTAG
- a CDS encoding DUF6464 family protein: MEPDSLPTELILTHPRQTIGNVQLDWIPQPGNYLDFKGKTYTVLERRHRYCLKSGRYRLHKIALYVQSFGHPSEKSLLQGRWVIGDASCYFNAHSELIRCAVNPDGPCDSCRFYEPLKTGTN, from the coding sequence ATGGAGCCTGATTCTCTACCGACAGAGTTAATTTTGACCCACCCACGTCAGACCATTGGCAATGTTCAACTGGATTGGATACCTCAACCCGGTAACTATCTCGACTTTAAAGGTAAAACCTACACAGTTTTAGAGCGCCGCCACCGCTACTGTCTTAAGTCAGGGCGCTATCGTTTGCATAAAATTGCTCTGTATGTGCAGTCTTTTGGACACCCTAGTGAAAAAAGCCTGCTCCAGGGGCGTTGGGTGATTGGGGATGCCAGCTGTTATTTCAATGCTCACTCTGAATTGATTCGTTGTGCAGTCAATCCAGACGGACCCTGTGATTCTTGCCGCTTTTACGAACCCTTGAAAACCGGAACTAACTAA
- the rpsR gene encoding 30S ribosomal protein S18, producing the protein MTYFRKRLSPIKPDEPIDYKDVELLRKFITERGKILPRRITNLTTQQQRKLTTAIKRARFLALLPYINKEG; encoded by the coding sequence ATGACTTACTTTCGTAAACGTCTCTCTCCGATCAAACCCGATGAACCGATCGACTATAAAGATGTTGAGTTGCTGCGCAAGTTCATCACTGAACGGGGAAAAATCCTACCGCGCCGCATTACTAATCTAACGACTCAACAACAACGAAAGTTAACCACAGCCATTAAGCGAGCAAGATTCTTGGCTTTGCTACCCTATATTAATAAAGAAGGTTAA
- a CDS encoding transposase: MILTYCYRIKPSPEQIAIMERWLELLRRHWNYALGQRLDWLHRTRSPIDRCSLISEPIGVIPEAVNYYTQQAALKETKRLFPDYKQIYAETQQVNLQRLNKAWDRWRKPVKHGLRGGRPRFKKQGQLRSFVFPRVNSPRAGAHLKDGFLLLSRIGQIPVVMHRPIPDGFTLKQCTVVKKANGWYCCISMKDDTVPELLPVDSVRSAVGIDVGLEKFLTTSDGEAIPIPQFYRKAQNKLALAQQVMSRRVKGSKNWEKAKKKVALLHLHLTRCRKEFHYQVAHWLCSKYDHYAHENLNIKGLARTKLAKSIHDAAWGAFLEILQAVAVRRGLLVQEVNPRGTSIECSNCGSLVEKSLSNRVHHCSSCKVKIDRDWNSGINILNRGLLAVGLPLNGCGKLAQDAVEQQVSFVNLRSPHHNL; the protein is encoded by the coding sequence GTGATATTAACGTACTGCTACAGAATCAAACCAAGTCCCGAACAGATAGCCATCATGGAAAGGTGGCTCGAATTGTTGCGTCGTCACTGGAACTATGCTCTAGGGCAACGACTTGATTGGCTCCATCGGACTCGCTCACCGATTGATAGATGTAGCTTGATTAGTGAGCCGATAGGTGTTATTCCAGAAGCGGTCAACTATTACACCCAACAGGCAGCTCTCAAGGAAACTAAACGGCTATTCCCTGATTACAAACAAATCTACGCAGAAACTCAGCAGGTTAACCTACAACGGCTCAACAAAGCATGGGATAGATGGCGGAAGCCGGTGAAGCATGGGTTACGCGGGGGAAGACCTCGCTTCAAGAAACAAGGTCAATTAAGGTCATTCGTGTTTCCACGTGTGAACAGCCCGCGTGCGGGGGCGCATCTAAAAGATGGCTTTCTATTGCTCAGTCGCATTGGTCAAATACCTGTGGTCATGCATAGACCAATACCAGATGGATTTACTCTTAAACAGTGTACTGTCGTCAAAAAGGCTAATGGTTGGTATTGTTGCATTTCCATGAAAGATGATACCGTACCTGAGCTGTTACCTGTGGATTCGGTTAGATCTGCTGTCGGTATCGACGTTGGCTTAGAAAAATTTTTAACCACCTCAGACGGTGAAGCTATCCCTATTCCTCAGTTTTATCGTAAGGCTCAAAACAAATTGGCTTTAGCTCAACAAGTAATGTCGCGCCGTGTCAAGGGGTCTAAAAACTGGGAAAAAGCCAAAAAGAAAGTGGCTTTATTGCATCTTCATTTAACCCGTTGCCGAAAAGAATTTCATTATCAAGTTGCTCATTGGTTATGCAGTAAATACGACCATTATGCTCACGAAAATTTAAATATCAAAGGACTCGCAAGAACTAAACTAGCTAAATCAATACATGATGCAGCCTGGGGCGCATTCCTGGAGATATTACAAGCAGTAGCGGTAAGACGCGGTTTGTTAGTCCAGGAAGTTAATCCACGGGGAACAAGTATTGAGTGTTCTAATTGTGGCTCATTAGTTGAAAAAAGTTTAAGTAATCGCGTTCATCACTGTTCCAGTTGTAAGGTCAAAATTGACAGGGACTGGAACAGTGGCATCAACATTTTAAATCGTGGATTATTGGCGGTTGGACTGCCGCTCAATGGCTGTGGTAAATTGGCACAAGATGCCGTCGAGCAGCAAGTCTCATTTGTAAATCTGAGAAGCCCACATCATAATCTTTGA